From a region of the Leptospira kmetyi serovar Malaysia str. Bejo-Iso9 genome:
- a CDS encoding site-2 protease family protein, which yields MLIMVLGAVFMLAISIFIHELGHLLCGMLVGVKARIFSIGYGRGVWKKKVGETTYQITAIPVGGYVLFKGDDYGGEVKGEPGELLSTPPLKRMIPVLGGPLFNLFLGFGILLVLNFLGHNPPGNRIFIDPADQEFSAAYQSGLRTGDRILSIDGNKTEKFEDIVTNVGLSSGSALKIRGEREGKPLEWSVTPRIVYNPKRSSGIPTIGVEPFGERRVVATFSYTEQFQHWLSSKLDKTHEAENYYQERLKKAVEGRDIPAEVLLEKEKEEKENLLRSRALSYLNDGDVIQTINGKTISTVGELQKILGEHQNEKVSIVIDRKTYPLVNPWSTENVTVEVPVLGANILEFKNLRDQKYPELKLESYQFASYDPELGQKLLNLAVDGKTFPSFEELLAYVKSKNGETIVVDMGNLKLEAEPKIRPIGLLGFRPNMKFNPEPMERELGFFESFAVAGKDVYENVETTLKGIGMLFSGILSVKDSLSGPVGIVSYAGISLEIGWETYLEFVARISIALMIMNLLPIPMADGGHIVLYAYEAITGRPLPGKVIESIFRIGFLFLLGLGLYVTFNDVMRIF from the coding sequence ATGTTAATCATGGTATTAGGCGCCGTATTTATGTTGGCGATTTCTATTTTTATCCACGAGTTGGGTCATCTTCTTTGCGGAATGCTCGTCGGCGTTAAGGCGAGAATTTTTTCGATCGGTTACGGAAGAGGCGTTTGGAAAAAGAAGGTCGGTGAAACGACGTATCAGATCACCGCGATCCCCGTCGGCGGTTACGTTCTTTTTAAGGGAGACGACTACGGCGGAGAAGTAAAGGGAGAACCCGGCGAACTTCTTTCCACGCCGCCTCTCAAAAGAATGATTCCCGTGCTCGGCGGACCTCTGTTCAACCTATTCTTAGGTTTTGGAATATTATTAGTTTTGAATTTTCTCGGACACAATCCTCCGGGAAACAGAATCTTTATCGATCCCGCCGATCAGGAATTCTCCGCCGCGTATCAAAGCGGTCTGAGAACGGGGGATAGAATTCTTTCCATCGACGGAAACAAAACCGAAAAGTTCGAAGACATCGTGACTAACGTGGGTTTGTCCTCCGGAAGCGCTCTTAAGATCCGGGGCGAACGGGAAGGCAAGCCGCTGGAATGGAGCGTAACTCCTCGTATCGTATACAATCCGAAACGTTCTTCCGGAATTCCCACGATCGGCGTGGAACCGTTCGGAGAAAGAAGAGTGGTCGCGACGTTCAGTTATACGGAACAGTTTCAACACTGGCTTTCTTCCAAACTCGATAAAACGCACGAGGCCGAGAATTATTATCAAGAACGTCTGAAAAAAGCCGTGGAAGGCCGGGACATTCCCGCGGAAGTTCTTCTGGAAAAAGAAAAGGAAGAAAAGGAAAATCTTCTTCGTTCCCGCGCGCTCAGTTACTTAAACGACGGGGACGTGATCCAAACCATCAACGGAAAAACGATTTCGACCGTGGGGGAACTTCAGAAAATTCTCGGGGAACATCAAAACGAAAAGGTCAGCATCGTGATCGATCGCAAAACCTATCCTTTGGTCAATCCTTGGTCCACGGAAAACGTGACCGTGGAAGTGCCCGTTCTCGGAGCGAACATATTAGAATTTAAGAATTTAAGAGATCAAAAATATCCCGAGCTGAAACTCGAATCGTATCAGTTCGCAAGTTACGATCCCGAACTCGGTCAAAAACTTCTGAACCTGGCCGTGGACGGAAAAACGTTCCCGAGTTTCGAGGAACTTCTCGCGTACGTCAAAAGCAAAAACGGAGAAACGATCGTAGTCGATATGGGAAATCTCAAACTCGAGGCGGAACCGAAGATCCGTCCGATCGGACTTCTCGGATTCAGACCGAACATGAAGTTCAACCCCGAGCCTATGGAACGAGAGCTTGGATTTTTCGAATCCTTTGCAGTCGCGGGAAAAGACGTTTACGAGAACGTGGAAACCACCCTCAAGGGAATCGGAATGTTGTTTTCGGGAATTCTTTCCGTAAAGGACAGTTTGTCCGGACCGGTGGGAATCGTTTCGTACGCCGGAATCAGTTTGGAGATCGGCTGGGAAACTTATCTCGAGTTTGTCGCAAGGATCTCGATCGCTCTGATGATAATGAATTTACTTCCCATTCCGATGGCGGACGGTGGACATATCGTATTGTATGCGTATGAAGCGATCACCGGAAGACCTCTTCCGGGCAAAGTGATCGAGTCCATCTTTCGAATCGGATTTTTATTCTTACTCGGGCTCGGACTCTACGTCACCTTCAACGATGTAATGCGAATTTTCTAA
- the dxr gene encoding 1-deoxy-D-xylulose-5-phosphate reductoisomerase has product MTTSVCLLGASGSVGESTLKVLRAYPEEFRLHSFSVHSNLEKAKEIQKEFSPDFICVSDNRADRSVLGNKIGKTQILYGESSLSDLVKEPAVEIVITAIVGSVGLRPTIAAITAGKRLGIANKETLVTSGPLINSLIAKHNTKVVPVDSEHNALFQLLESVNKNALERIILTASGGSFRDLPIEQIAHVTKEQALHHPTWNMGPKITVDSNGMINKGLEVIEAHFLFGVPYEKIGVVVHPQSIAHGIIELKDGASFVYASYPDMIFPIAHSLFHPEPVPKVLRSHPAKDWGKLEFREPDSKRYPGLALAFEAGKAGGTAPCIFNAANEAAVELFLKDGIRFAEIPDYIRAALDEIPIDFPDSLEEYEEVDRIARETVRNLKARKAVSAC; this is encoded by the coding sequence ATGACAACCTCCGTCTGTCTTCTGGGTGCGTCGGGTTCCGTAGGAGAATCCACTCTTAAGGTACTGCGCGCTTACCCGGAAGAATTCAGACTTCATTCTTTCAGCGTTCATTCCAATCTCGAAAAAGCGAAAGAGATTCAGAAGGAATTCTCCCCCGACTTTATCTGCGTTAGCGACAACCGCGCGGACCGATCCGTACTCGGAAACAAAATCGGCAAAACACAGATCCTTTACGGAGAATCTTCCTTATCCGACCTCGTAAAAGAACCCGCCGTGGAGATCGTGATCACAGCGATCGTCGGTTCGGTGGGTTTGCGTCCGACCATCGCCGCGATCACCGCCGGGAAAAGATTAGGAATCGCTAATAAGGAAACGTTAGTCACATCGGGACCTCTCATCAATTCCTTGATCGCAAAACACAACACAAAGGTCGTTCCGGTCGACTCGGAACACAACGCTCTTTTTCAACTTCTCGAATCGGTGAACAAAAACGCTCTGGAAAGAATCATTCTCACCGCTTCGGGCGGTTCGTTTCGAGACTTACCGATCGAACAGATCGCGCACGTCACGAAGGAACAAGCCTTACATCATCCGACTTGGAACATGGGACCGAAGATCACCGTCGATTCCAACGGAATGATCAACAAGGGTCTCGAAGTCATCGAAGCGCATTTTCTATTCGGAGTTCCTTACGAAAAGATCGGAGTTGTCGTTCATCCGCAGAGCATCGCGCACGGAATCATCGAACTCAAGGACGGGGCTTCGTTTGTCTACGCTTCTTATCCCGATATGATCTTTCCGATCGCACATTCTCTCTTTCATCCGGAACCGGTCCCGAAAGTTCTTCGGTCTCATCCCGCAAAGGACTGGGGTAAACTCGAATTCAGGGAACCCGATTCCAAACGATATCCGGGTTTGGCGCTCGCCTTCGAGGCGGGAAAGGCGGGTGGAACGGCCCCGTGTATTTTTAACGCGGCCAACGAAGCGGCCGTGGAATTGTTCTTAAAGGACGGAATTCGTTTTGCGGAAATTCCCGATTACATTCGGGCCGCGTTAGACGAAATTCCGATCGACTTCCCCGATTCTCTCGAAGAATACGAGGAAGTCGATCGAATCGCTCGTGAAACCGTCAGAAATCTGAAAGCAAGGAAGGCAGTATCCGCATGTTAA
- a CDS encoding phosphatidate cytidylyltransferase has translation MGETSKRLASAAVLVVLYLFMIFYAGFYYLQTYLILLVGGYIGIKEFYNLADRGDDGKPFRGTGTFFMLLILTFYYFRFMGSQNKFEPPLFFLLHIKYFIPPFDPVPAALLLLFIITFTLQITRRPLDGAIFSVSSTFLGVFYTAVPLGHLMLLLGMGQGIYYIILVSVITFLTDAGAYFGGRWFGRHPAGLAISPKKTWEGYATGIVTAIGSVFIFNAIWENSTHVASAISGVEVFLISVIISLVSVIGDLLESAMKRDAKIKDSGSLIPGHGGMLDLADALLITIPVLYYYLQIKGNLGFQV, from the coding sequence ATGGGTGAAACGTCCAAAAGACTCGCTTCTGCGGCGGTGCTCGTAGTACTTTATCTTTTTATGATATTCTATGCGGGTTTTTATTACCTGCAGACGTATTTGATTCTCCTTGTGGGCGGTTATATAGGGATCAAGGAATTCTACAATCTCGCGGATCGAGGCGACGACGGAAAACCGTTTCGTGGAACGGGAACCTTCTTCATGCTTCTCATTCTTACGTTTTATTATTTCCGTTTTATGGGATCTCAAAACAAGTTCGAGCCGCCTCTTTTCTTTTTACTGCATATCAAATATTTCATCCCGCCTTTCGATCCGGTTCCGGCGGCTTTGCTTTTGCTGTTTATCATAACGTTTACGCTTCAGATCACCAGACGCCCGTTAGACGGCGCGATCTTTTCGGTTTCTTCCACGTTTCTCGGAGTGTTTTACACGGCGGTTCCTCTCGGACATCTGATGCTTTTGCTCGGAATGGGGCAGGGGATTTACTACATCATTCTCGTGTCCGTGATCACGTTTTTGACGGACGCGGGCGCATACTTCGGCGGAAGATGGTTCGGAAGACATCCGGCCGGTCTTGCGATTTCTCCTAAAAAAACCTGGGAAGGTTATGCGACCGGAATCGTTACAGCGATCGGTTCGGTTTTTATCTTCAACGCGATTTGGGAAAATTCCACGCACGTCGCTTCGGCGATTTCCGGAGTGGAAGTATTTTTGATTTCGGTTATCATTTCTCTCGTGAGTGTGATCGGCGACTTACTGGAATCGGCTATGAAACGGGACGCAAAGATCAAGGATTCGGGTTCTTTGATTCCGGGTCACGGCGGAATGCTCGATCTCGCGGACGCTCTTTTGATCACGATTCCGGTGTTGTATTATTATCTCCAAATCAAGGGGAATCTTGGATTCCAAGTCTAA
- a CDS encoding isoprenyl transferase, producing MDGNGRWATARGKSRSEGHREGANAIDRLMDASLELGLKNISLYAFSTENWKRPITEIRSIFGLLIEFIETRLDTIHERGIRIHHSGSRKKLTRGVLDKIDFAIDKTKKNKNLTVNFCLNYGSRDELLRASQELFLERKRLKVSFEKPVKEKELEKFLYTSTLPPVDLLIRTAGEQRLSNFLLWQSAYAELYFTDTLWPDFDKKSLVDSLKWYETRTRKFGGLENG from the coding sequence ATGGACGGCAACGGCAGATGGGCCACCGCCCGAGGAAAATCCAGATCGGAAGGTCATCGGGAAGGTGCGAACGCGATCGACCGTTTGATGGACGCAAGTCTCGAACTGGGTCTAAAAAATATTTCCTTATACGCCTTCTCGACCGAGAATTGGAAACGTCCGATCACAGAAATCCGTTCGATCTTCGGGCTTCTCATCGAATTTATCGAAACCCGTTTGGATACGATTCACGAACGGGGAATTCGAATCCATCATTCCGGAAGCCGAAAAAAACTGACACGCGGGGTTTTGGATAAGATCGACTTCGCAATCGACAAAACCAAAAAGAACAAAAACCTCACCGTAAACTTTTGTTTGAACTACGGTTCACGGGACGAGCTTTTGAGAGCTTCTCAGGAGCTGTTTTTGGAAAGAAAACGGCTGAAAGTTTCCTTTGAAAAGCCCGTGAAAGAAAAGGAACTCGAAAAATTTTTATATACGTCCACCCTTCCTCCCGTAGATTTACTGATCAGAACGGCGGGGGAGCAAAGGCTCTCGAACTTTTTATTATGGCAATCCGCTTACGCGGAATTGTATTTTACCGATACTCTCTGGCCGGACTTTGACAAAAAATCTCTGGTGGATTCCCTGAAATGGTACGAAACCAGAACCCGAAAATTCGGAGGATTGGAGAATGGGTGA
- the frr gene encoding ribosome recycling factor produces the protein MASEEIISSMKTKMDKTIDLVKKDFGTVRTGRANPSLVEDIRVDYYGTLTPINQLGNISVPEPRILVISPYDKGIMKDIEKAIQVSGLGLQPSNDGVVIRIIIPELTGERRKELAKVVKSKSEEKKVAIRNIRRDAMEDLKKHTEGMSKDEIQTVQDQIQKITDSYVDKISALTAEKEKEITTI, from the coding sequence ATGGCAAGTGAAGAAATTATCTCCAGCATGAAAACCAAGATGGATAAAACCATCGACCTGGTTAAAAAGGATTTCGGAACCGTTCGCACGGGCCGCGCGAATCCTTCTCTTGTCGAAGATATCCGCGTGGATTACTACGGAACTTTGACTCCGATCAATCAGCTCGGAAACATCTCCGTTCCGGAACCGAGAATTCTCGTGATTTCTCCTTACGATAAGGGGATCATGAAGGACATCGAAAAAGCGATCCAGGTTTCCGGTCTCGGCCTGCAACCGTCTAACGACGGCGTGGTGATTCGAATCATCATTCCCGAGTTGACCGGAGAACGACGCAAAGAACTTGCAAAAGTCGTGAAGTCCAAGTCCGAGGAAAAGAAGGTGGCGATCCGTAACATCCGCAGAGACGCGATGGAAGATCTGAAAAAACATACGGAAGGTATGTCTAAAGACGAGATCCAAACCGTTCAAGATCAGATTCAAAAGATCACTGATTCTTATGTGGATAAAATTTCCGCTCTGACCGCAGAGAAGGAAAAGGAAATCACTACGATCTGA
- the pyrH gene encoding UMP kinase gives MGTEAKYKRILIKLSGEALAGEGEFGIDTNKAHSLAEEIKEVHDLGVEIALVVGGGNIIRGTNLAKAGIDRATADYMGMLATIQNALALQDACEKKGLYTRVQSAIEINSIAESYIRRRAVRHLEKRRIVIFAGGTGNPYFTTDTTASLRAVEVGCDVILKATKVDGVYTADPKKDASAQRYSQISFMESINRRLKVMDSTALSLCMENNMSIIVFDIFKRGNLKDLITGNNIGTLISNSEDIQIDGK, from the coding sequence TTGGGAACGGAAGCGAAGTATAAGAGAATTCTAATCAAGCTCTCCGGAGAGGCGCTCGCCGGAGAGGGAGAATTCGGGATCGATACCAATAAGGCCCATTCTCTCGCGGAAGAAATCAAAGAAGTTCACGACCTCGGAGTGGAAATCGCTCTCGTGGTCGGGGGCGGAAACATCATTCGCGGAACCAATCTCGCGAAGGCCGGAATCGACCGCGCCACAGCCGACTACATGGGAATGTTGGCGACCATTCAGAACGCACTCGCTCTGCAGGACGCCTGCGAAAAAAAAGGACTTTATACAAGAGTTCAATCTGCGATCGAAATCAATTCCATCGCGGAAAGTTACATTCGCAGACGCGCCGTTCGTCACCTTGAAAAAAGAAGAATCGTGATCTTTGCCGGAGGAACCGGTAACCCTTACTTCACAACCGATACGACCGCAAGTCTTAGAGCCGTGGAAGTGGGCTGCGACGTGATTCTCAAAGCGACGAAAGTCGACGGGGTTTATACCGCCGATCCGAAAAAAGACGCGAGCGCACAACGTTATTCTCAAATTTCATTTATGGAATCGATCAACCGAAGACTCAAGGTGATGGATTCCACCGCTCTCAGTTTGTGTATGGAAAACAATATGTCCATTATCGTTTTCGATATTTTCAAACGAGGCAATCTCAAGGACCTGATTACCGGAAACAACATCGGAACCCTGATCTCTAACTCGGAGGACATTCAAATCGATGGCAAGTGA